The following are from one region of the Mycolicibacterium diernhoferi genome:
- a CDS encoding FAS1-like dehydratase domain-containing protein, producing MTQTEQVRDFDHAIKDDDIERAKLLLGIDAPASIDEHHRELSVDAIRQFAIGYGDDNPLYVDPDYGVSTRWGGPIAPPMIHSSLSRKMLGDPIPEDIRKATKGLFSGVHIFVSGQDTEWFQPVRPGDQLFGFGGLESIEEKTSEFAGRSVIRVRRVVRINQRAEVVAIERTILIATERKQSRERGKNMTIEPASYTDEQIAEIDAIYAAEGPRGAEPRYYEDVQVGDVLPKMVKGPLTLTDMICFHAGGYGFGPYGTSASRVGYKNRQRAGKFYIKNAAGIPDVAQRLHWENEWSQSIGNPMAYDYGIMRECWLTHYVTDWIGDDGWLLRQHDEMRKFNFIGDTQFITGEVVGKKIENGNATVDLAFRATNQRGEVTAPATATVALPSRELGPVVLPEPDPELRRKASAFMARHNELAGTPPR from the coding sequence ATGACCCAGACCGAACAGGTCCGCGATTTCGACCACGCGATCAAGGACGACGACATCGAGCGGGCCAAACTGCTGCTCGGCATCGATGCCCCCGCCAGCATCGACGAGCACCACCGTGAACTGAGCGTCGACGCGATCCGCCAGTTCGCCATCGGCTACGGCGACGACAACCCGCTCTACGTCGACCCCGACTACGGGGTGAGCACGCGCTGGGGCGGACCCATCGCGCCCCCGATGATCCATTCCTCGCTGTCCCGAAAGATGTTGGGCGATCCGATTCCCGAGGATATCCGCAAGGCGACCAAGGGACTGTTCTCCGGTGTGCACATCTTCGTCTCCGGTCAGGACACCGAATGGTTCCAGCCGGTACGGCCGGGGGATCAGCTGTTCGGGTTCGGCGGCCTGGAATCGATCGAGGAGAAGACCAGCGAGTTCGCCGGCCGCTCGGTCATCCGGGTGCGCCGGGTCGTCCGGATCAACCAGCGCGCGGAGGTCGTCGCCATCGAGCGCACGATCCTGATCGCCACCGAACGAAAGCAGTCCCGCGAGCGCGGCAAGAACATGACCATCGAACCGGCCAGCTACACCGACGAGCAGATCGCCGAGATCGACGCGATCTACGCGGCCGAGGGGCCGCGCGGCGCCGAACCGCGCTACTACGAGGACGTCCAGGTCGGCGATGTGCTGCCGAAGATGGTCAAGGGCCCGCTGACGCTCACCGACATGATCTGCTTCCACGCCGGCGGTTACGGTTTCGGGCCGTACGGCACCAGCGCCTCCCGGGTCGGGTACAAGAACCGGCAGCGCGCCGGGAAGTTCTACATCAAGAACGCGGCCGGGATCCCCGACGTCGCGCAGCGGCTGCACTGGGAGAACGAGTGGTCCCAGTCGATCGGAAACCCGATGGCCTACGACTACGGCATCATGCGGGAATGCTGGCTGACCCATTACGTCACCGACTGGATCGGTGACGACGGCTGGCTGCTGCGCCAGCACGACGAGATGCGCAAGTTCAACTTCATCGGTGACACCCAGTTCATCACCGGCGAAGTGGTCGGCAAGAAGATCGAGAACGGCAACGCCACTGTGGATCTCGCGTTCCGGGCGACCAACCAGCGCGGTGAGGTCACCGCGCCGGCCACCGCCACGGTCGCGCTGCCCAGCCGCGAACTCGGCCCCGTCGTGCTGCCCGAACCCGATCCGGAACTACGGCGCAAGGCGTCGGCGTTCATGGCGCGCCACAACGAACTCGCCGGGACACCGCCCCGGTGA
- a CDS encoding enoyl-CoA hydratase/isomerase family protein: MSGAGVQTGTDTVLAEVVDGVGVITLNRPDRRNALHAEMYEAVPRLLERFAADDGIGAVLLTGSGNAFCAGGDVRDGDSARNVATGDREARILSRSAILADNARMVTLLHEMPKITIAALPGAAVGAGMSIALGADLRIAARSARLIPGWSKLAFSGDFGGAWLLTHLVGPAKALELLITDEPIDAGTGERLGLFNRVVEDDDLPAAALRWAAQIAAGPTYAFAGTKANVRDAGRLPLAEAIRAESERMVRSGATAEHRDAVKAWLAQAAQKAKVRS; the protein is encoded by the coding sequence GTGAGCGGGGCCGGCGTGCAGACCGGCACCGACACCGTGCTGGCCGAGGTCGTCGACGGGGTCGGTGTCATCACCCTCAACCGGCCCGACCGGCGCAATGCGCTGCACGCCGAGATGTACGAGGCGGTGCCGCGACTGCTCGAGCGGTTCGCCGCCGACGACGGCATCGGAGCCGTGCTGCTCACCGGGTCCGGCAACGCGTTCTGCGCGGGTGGGGACGTCCGCGACGGCGACTCGGCCAGGAACGTCGCCACCGGCGACCGGGAAGCCCGGATTCTCTCCCGCAGTGCGATTCTGGCCGACAACGCCCGGATGGTGACGCTGCTGCACGAGATGCCGAAGATCACCATCGCCGCGCTGCCCGGCGCGGCGGTCGGCGCCGGGATGAGCATCGCGCTGGGCGCCGATCTGCGGATCGCGGCCCGGTCGGCGCGGCTGATCCCGGGCTGGTCGAAGCTGGCCTTCTCCGGTGACTTCGGCGGGGCGTGGCTGCTGACTCATCTGGTCGGGCCGGCCAAGGCGCTGGAACTGTTGATCACCGACGAGCCGATCGACGCCGGGACCGGCGAGCGGCTGGGGTTGTTCAACCGGGTCGTCGAGGACGACGACCTGCCCGCCGCGGCGCTGCGCTGGGCGGCGCAGATCGCCGCCGGGCCCACCTACGCGTTCGCCGGCACCAAGGCCAACGTGCGCGACGCCGGGCGGCTGCCGCTGGCCGAGGCGATCCGGGCCGAAAGCGAGCGGATGGTGCGCAGCGGCGCGACCGCCGAGCACCGCGACGCAGTCAAGGCCTGGCTGGCCCAGGCCGCTCAGAAGGCGAAGGTGCGGTCATGA
- a CDS encoding phosphotransferase family protein yields MTGERTQIPADLQAWIAEVTGAGQIALEQVSGGASRQAWFVDLDAGTDGAQQLFLRYDPREPRPGSAFHSLQVEAAIIAELHRHGVQVPRVIAAHPSAQAVLMDRVAGETWFRLIKDPDEQVRTAQDFIAKLAAMHRIDARELRIAGLGPAGPVADHVRAEIAEMRSRVDRYGRPAPLLGFCIDWLDRNVPDYDGPTVLVQGDTGPGNFMYADGVVTAIVDWELAHFGDPMDDIAWLSLRTVQDTFTDFPARLAEYEALSGHRIDETRVWYYRLFAETRLASMNPGSVDTRASAPAGSPDAGNGLIYGMLHRRLLIEALAHAVGIPEVAVDLPGEDRVSENAPVYEAAAAALSGAVERSTDALATRYVKGAARLVKYLAEVDRIGGLVEAAEIAEIAALLGRTPSSVSVGRAGLAAAAGRGEIGEREYVAQLWRGIKRDDHLTRTASGALSRRTWPPLTHSVEPHLHKETETVGHRNH; encoded by the coding sequence ATGACCGGCGAGCGTACCCAGATCCCGGCCGACCTACAGGCCTGGATCGCCGAGGTGACCGGCGCGGGACAGATTGCGCTGGAACAGGTTTCCGGTGGCGCGAGCCGGCAGGCCTGGTTCGTCGACCTCGACGCCGGCACGGACGGCGCACAGCAGCTGTTCCTGCGCTACGACCCGCGCGAACCCCGGCCCGGCAGTGCCTTCCACTCGCTGCAGGTGGAGGCTGCGATCATCGCCGAGTTGCACCGGCACGGCGTGCAGGTGCCCCGGGTGATCGCCGCGCACCCGTCCGCGCAGGCGGTGCTGATGGACCGGGTGGCGGGGGAGACCTGGTTCCGGCTGATCAAGGATCCCGACGAACAGGTGCGCACCGCACAGGATTTCATCGCCAAGCTGGCCGCCATGCACCGCATCGACGCGCGCGAACTGCGGATCGCCGGCCTCGGCCCGGCCGGCCCGGTCGCCGATCATGTCCGCGCCGAGATCGCCGAGATGCGCTCCCGGGTGGACCGGTACGGCAGACCGGCGCCGCTGCTGGGCTTTTGCATCGACTGGCTGGACCGCAACGTGCCCGACTACGACGGGCCGACGGTGCTGGTGCAGGGTGATACCGGGCCCGGCAACTTCATGTACGCCGACGGGGTCGTCACCGCGATCGTGGACTGGGAGCTGGCGCACTTCGGTGACCCGATGGACGACATCGCCTGGCTGTCCCTGCGCACCGTGCAGGACACCTTCACCGATTTCCCGGCCCGGCTCGCCGAGTACGAAGCGCTGTCCGGGCACCGCATCGACGAGACCCGGGTCTGGTACTACCGGCTGTTCGCCGAGACCCGGTTGGCCTCCATGAACCCGGGCAGCGTGGACACCCGGGCCTCGGCCCCGGCCGGCTCGCCGGATGCGGGCAACGGCCTGATCTACGGCATGCTGCACCGACGGCTGCTCATCGAGGCGCTGGCCCACGCCGTCGGGATCCCCGAGGTGGCGGTGGATCTGCCCGGCGAGGACCGGGTTTCGGAGAACGCGCCGGTGTACGAGGCGGCCGCCGCGGCGCTGTCCGGTGCCGTCGAGCGCTCCACCGACGCGCTGGCGACCCGGTACGTCAAGGGTGCCGCCCGGCTGGTCAAGTACCTCGCCGAGGTCGACCGGATCGGCGGACTCGTCGAGGCCGCCGAGATCGCCGAGATCGCCGCACTGCTCGGCCGGACACCGTCCTCGGTATCCGTGGGCCGCGCGGGCCTGGCCGCGGCGGCCGGGCGCGGCGAGATCGGCGAACGCGAGTACGTCGCCCAACTGTGGCGCGGCATCAAACGTGACGACCATCTGACCCGCACGGCCTCCGGCGCGCTGAGCCGCAGGACGTGGCCACCCCTGACCCATTCCGTGGAACCCCACTTGCACAAGGAGACCGAGACCGTTGGGCATCGCAATCACTGA
- a CDS encoding acyl-CoA dehydrogenase codes for MGIAITEDHRELAGVARAFLQARGARAAARSLLDADDEARPAFWAELTGLGWLGLHVAEEYGGAGFGLPELVVVVEEFGRAVAPGPFVPTVTASAIISAAGSDEQRGRRLPGLVDGSSTAAVGIDTAITADGNRFSGEAPVVLGAALADLLVLTVGEDVVIVDRAAAGVTVEVPGNLDPTRRSGRVTLTDVELSAADILPGRAAIAVALAQTIVAAEAVGGAQDCVEAAVDYAKVREQFGRAIGTFQAIKHHLANMLVAAESATATVWDAARAAESATEDEFALMAACAATLTFPAYVHNAELNIQVHGGIGFTWEHDAHLHLRRALTVRGLFGGREGPTSVYELTAKGVVRENSIDLPPEAEQLRAEISREFATWPDLDEKALRERMIETGYLMPHWPRPWGRAADAVEQLVIEQEMAAAGIRRPDFGITGWVVLTLIQHGTPEQIERLVAKALRGDQVWCQLFSEPGAGSDAAAVGTKAVRTDGGWIINGQKVWTSGAQYCQLGLATVRTDPEASKHAGITTVIIDMTAPGVEVRPLRQITGQSEFNEVFFTDVFVPDQDVVGAPNNGWTVARATLGNERVSIGGGGVAASRNAAGAIVDVTQRFADRVAGAPERAGRFLADEHALRLLNLRRVARSVAGAEPGPEGNVTKLLIAEHVVDRAGLTAELFGADVALLAAPAKGAGLMVLGSRGMTIAGGTSEVTRNQIAERILGLPRDPLIK; via the coding sequence TTGGGCATCGCAATCACTGAAGACCATCGTGAACTGGCCGGGGTTGCCCGCGCCTTTCTGCAGGCCCGTGGCGCACGGGCGGCCGCACGATCGCTGCTCGACGCCGACGATGAAGCGCGGCCGGCGTTCTGGGCCGAGCTGACCGGTCTGGGTTGGCTCGGTCTGCACGTCGCCGAGGAGTACGGCGGAGCCGGGTTCGGGCTACCGGAACTGGTGGTGGTGGTGGAGGAGTTCGGCCGCGCCGTCGCCCCCGGACCGTTCGTGCCCACCGTGACCGCTTCGGCGATCATCTCGGCCGCGGGCAGCGACGAACAGCGGGGACGCCGGTTGCCCGGGCTGGTCGACGGCAGCAGCACCGCCGCGGTCGGTATCGACACCGCGATCACCGCCGACGGGAATCGCTTCTCGGGCGAGGCTCCGGTGGTGCTGGGCGCCGCGCTGGCCGACCTGCTGGTGCTGACCGTGGGGGAGGACGTGGTGATCGTCGACCGCGCCGCCGCCGGTGTCACCGTGGAGGTGCCGGGCAACCTCGATCCCACCCGCCGGTCGGGGCGGGTCACGCTGACCGATGTGGAGCTGTCCGCCGCGGACATCCTGCCCGGTCGGGCGGCCATCGCGGTGGCCTTGGCCCAGACCATCGTCGCCGCCGAAGCCGTTGGCGGAGCGCAGGATTGCGTGGAGGCAGCGGTCGACTACGCGAAGGTGCGTGAGCAGTTCGGCCGCGCCATCGGCACCTTCCAGGCGATCAAACACCATCTGGCCAACATGCTGGTGGCCGCCGAATCCGCGACCGCGACGGTGTGGGACGCCGCCCGCGCCGCCGAGTCGGCCACCGAGGACGAGTTCGCGTTGATGGCCGCCTGCGCGGCGACCCTGACCTTCCCGGCCTATGTGCACAACGCCGAACTCAACATCCAGGTGCACGGCGGCATCGGGTTCACCTGGGAGCACGACGCGCATCTGCATCTGCGCCGCGCGCTGACGGTGCGCGGGCTGTTCGGTGGCCGCGAGGGGCCGACGTCGGTCTACGAGCTGACCGCCAAGGGGGTGGTCCGGGAGAACTCCATCGACCTGCCCCCGGAGGCCGAACAACTCCGCGCCGAGATCAGCCGGGAGTTCGCCACCTGGCCGGATCTCGACGAGAAGGCCCTGCGGGAGCGGATGATCGAGACCGGCTATCTGATGCCGCACTGGCCCAGGCCGTGGGGCCGGGCGGCCGACGCGGTCGAGCAGCTCGTCATCGAGCAGGAGATGGCGGCGGCGGGGATCAGGCGGCCCGACTTCGGCATCACCGGGTGGGTGGTGCTGACACTGATCCAGCACGGCACCCCCGAGCAGATCGAGCGGTTGGTCGCCAAGGCGCTGCGCGGTGACCAGGTGTGGTGCCAGCTGTTCTCCGAACCCGGCGCCGGATCCGATGCCGCCGCGGTCGGTACCAAGGCGGTGCGCACCGACGGCGGCTGGATCATCAACGGGCAGAAGGTCTGGACCAGTGGTGCGCAGTACTGCCAGCTCGGTCTGGCGACCGTGCGCACCGACCCGGAGGCGTCCAAGCACGCCGGCATCACCACGGTCATCATCGACATGACGGCGCCGGGCGTCGAGGTGCGGCCGCTGCGGCAGATCACCGGGCAGTCGGAGTTCAACGAGGTGTTCTTCACCGATGTGTTCGTGCCCGACCAGGATGTCGTCGGCGCACCGAACAACGGCTGGACGGTCGCGCGGGCCACGCTGGGCAACGAACGGGTGAGCATCGGCGGTGGCGGGGTGGCGGCGAGCCGCAACGCGGCGGGGGCGATAGTGGATGTGACGCAACGGTTCGCCGATCGCGTCGCCGGCGCGCCCGAGCGCGCCGGACGGTTCCTCGCCGACGAGCATGCGCTGCGGCTGCTGAACCTGCGCCGGGTGGCGCGCAGCGTGGCCGGGGCGGAACCGGGTCCCGAGGGCAACGTGACCAAACTGCTGATCGCCGAACATGTGGTGGACCGGGCCGGTCTGACCGCGGAGTTGTTCGGCGCCGATGTCGCGCTGCTGGCGGCGCCGGCCAAGGGAGCCGGGCTGATGGTGCTCGGATCCCGGGGGATGACCATCGCGGGCGGCACCTCGGAGGTGACCCGCAATCAGATCGCCGAGCGCATCCTGGGCCTGCCCCGCGATCCGCTGATCAAGTGA
- a CDS encoding Zn-ribbon domain-containing OB-fold protein, which yields MTPSPVSANAPRVLPALDDSTRPFWTSGADGVLRVQYCPSCGRFVLPPRAGCPDCGAGCDYAAVSGAATLFTYTVAHQQFHPSVPTPFIIALVELAEQPELRMVTNIVDCDPEDLVTGMPLTVRFEQHEHNTGTVYVPVFAPAALT from the coding sequence GTGACACCATCACCGGTTTCGGCGAACGCGCCGCGGGTCCTGCCCGCACTCGACGACAGCACCCGCCCGTTCTGGACCTCCGGTGCCGACGGTGTGCTGCGCGTGCAGTACTGCCCATCGTGCGGGCGATTCGTCCTCCCGCCGCGCGCCGGCTGCCCCGACTGCGGCGCCGGGTGCGATTACGCCGCGGTGTCCGGTGCGGCGACGTTGTTCACCTACACCGTCGCTCATCAGCAGTTCCATCCCAGTGTCCCAACGCCTTTCATCATCGCGTTGGTGGAGCTGGCCGAACAGCCCGAGCTGCGCATGGTCACCAACATCGTCGACTGCGATCCCGAGGATCTGGTCACCGGCATGCCGCTGACGGTGCGGTTCGAACAGCACGAGCACAACACCGGGACGGTGTACGTCCCGGTGTTCGCTCCGGCCGCGCTCACTTGA
- a CDS encoding thiolase family protein, which produces MVPASTAAPVISGTGISQIGRRTGIPASDLTAQAATAAIADAGLTAADIDGVITLGDTPAEEAAARLGIPGAGDFGPAMGSAGLLTPLVQARDAVAEGRARHVLVYRTVQMMGGTADAGPRKARPAERTAMDREFEYLVAAHAYSAANWLAMHCRRHMDLYGTTREQLGWIAINARRNAARNPLAVYRDPITMADYLDARQISSPFGLLDCDVPVDGSIAFVVSTAAHRADSPHGAVTIEATGGASGRGGWFGRSDYPKMAATDAAADLWSKTALKPADVDIAELYDGFSFLALAWLEALGFCADGEGGAFVDGGTRIAPAGQLPLNTYGGQLSAGRMHGYWVLHEACQQLRGLAGPTAIPARPEVAVVSAGGGPIAGCVLLTC; this is translated from the coding sequence ATGGTCCCAGCCAGCACTGCCGCCCCGGTGATCTCGGGCACCGGCATCTCCCAGATCGGGCGTCGCACCGGTATCCCGGCCTCCGATCTCACCGCACAGGCCGCCACCGCGGCCATCGCCGACGCCGGACTCACCGCGGCCGACATCGACGGTGTCATCACCCTCGGTGACACCCCGGCCGAGGAGGCGGCCGCCCGGCTCGGCATTCCCGGGGCCGGCGACTTCGGGCCGGCGATGGGGTCCGCCGGGCTGCTCACCCCGCTGGTGCAGGCTCGCGACGCGGTGGCCGAGGGTCGGGCCCGTCACGTGCTGGTCTACCGCACCGTGCAGATGATGGGCGGCACCGCCGACGCCGGCCCCAGGAAGGCCCGGCCCGCCGAGCGCACCGCGATGGACCGTGAGTTCGAATACCTTGTTGCCGCGCATGCCTACTCGGCCGCGAACTGGCTGGCCATGCACTGCCGCCGGCACATGGATCTGTACGGCACCACCCGTGAACAACTGGGCTGGATCGCCATCAATGCCCGCCGCAACGCGGCCCGCAATCCGCTGGCCGTCTACCGCGACCCGATCACCATGGCCGACTACCTGGACGCCCGGCAGATCTCGTCGCCGTTCGGGCTGCTGGACTGCGATGTGCCGGTGGACGGTTCGATCGCCTTCGTGGTGTCCACCGCGGCGCACCGCGCCGACAGCCCGCACGGCGCGGTGACCATCGAGGCCACCGGCGGGGCGTCCGGCCGCGGCGGCTGGTTCGGCCGGTCGGACTACCCGAAGATGGCGGCCACCGACGCCGCCGCGGACCTGTGGTCCAAGACCGCCCTGAAACCCGCCGACGTCGACATCGCGGAACTGTACGACGGATTCAGCTTCCTCGCCCTGGCCTGGCTGGAGGCGCTCGGGTTCTGCGCGGACGGGGAAGGCGGCGCCTTCGTCGACGGCGGCACCCGCATCGCCCCGGCCGGACAGCTGCCGCTGAACACCTACGGCGGTCAACTCTCGGCCGGCCGGATGCACGGCTACTGGGTGCTGCACGAGGCCTGTCAGCAGCTGCGTGGCCTCGCCGGACCCACCGCGATCCCCGCGCGCCCCGAGGTGGCCGTGGTGTCCGCCGGTGGCGGCCCGATCGCCGGATGTGTGCTGCTGACATGCTGA
- a CDS encoding class I adenylate-forming enzyme family protein, protein MLTQTVTTIPDAIVEGARQYPDKLVKVHSAIRPDTTTRADLYAESRRLAAGLIGLGVRPGDVVALQLPNWRECLAAHAGIWLAGAVVLPIVPSYGPAEVAFIARQSGARALILAREIRNRDAAGTLRAVAELPGLEHRILVGDPLPGTTPYTDLAATPAGDVAPAATDTGRRALLVYTSGTTAEPKGVQHSHAGMLGEIRAMDEMRGSSGDMTTLSVFPSGHIAGTLGILRVFCGGSATIAMDAWDPVAAARLIDEYSVTASGGAPIHLSGILDVAEREGLDLSSMTEYVTGAAGVAGSLIRRADGFGVGAFRCYGSSEHPTISSGLPTDPLDKRADTDGRICPGTEVRIVDEDGLDVETGCPGEIFTRGPELFRGYTDAGHTRAGMVDGWFRTGDIGRLDAQGYLTITDRKKDIIVRGGENISSKEVEDVLSSHPAVAEAAAIGAPDERYGERVCVFVVVNPGSQFGISDAAAHFAACGLARQKTPEHIVVVDELPRTASGKVQKHLLRAQLKATPIPN, encoded by the coding sequence ATGCTGACCCAGACCGTCACCACCATCCCGGACGCCATCGTCGAGGGCGCGCGGCAGTACCCGGACAAACTGGTCAAGGTGCACAGCGCGATTCGCCCGGACACCACGACCCGCGCCGATCTCTACGCCGAGAGCCGGCGGCTGGCCGCCGGATTGATCGGACTCGGGGTGCGCCCCGGCGACGTGGTGGCGCTGCAACTGCCGAACTGGCGGGAATGCCTGGCCGCGCACGCGGGCATCTGGCTCGCCGGGGCGGTGGTGCTGCCGATCGTGCCCAGCTACGGGCCGGCCGAGGTCGCCTTCATCGCCCGCCAATCCGGTGCGCGGGCACTGATCCTGGCCCGCGAGATCCGCAACCGGGACGCCGCGGGCACACTGAGGGCGGTGGCCGAGCTGCCCGGCCTGGAGCACCGCATCCTGGTGGGCGACCCGCTGCCGGGAACCACGCCCTACACCGACCTGGCCGCCACCCCCGCCGGCGACGTCGCGCCGGCGGCGACGGACACGGGCCGGCGCGCGCTGCTGGTGTACACCTCGGGCACCACCGCCGAACCCAAGGGCGTGCAGCACAGCCACGCCGGCATGCTCGGCGAGATCCGCGCCATGGACGAGATGCGGGGCAGCAGCGGCGATATGACCACCCTGTCGGTGTTCCCGTCCGGCCACATCGCCGGCACCCTGGGCATCCTGCGGGTGTTCTGCGGCGGCAGCGCCACCATCGCGATGGACGCCTGGGATCCGGTGGCCGCGGCCCGGCTCATCGACGAGTACTCGGTCACCGCTTCCGGGGGCGCCCCGATCCACCTGAGCGGCATCCTCGACGTGGCCGAACGCGAGGGCCTGGATCTGTCCAGCATGACCGAGTACGTCACCGGCGCGGCGGGCGTGGCCGGCAGCCTGATCCGACGCGCCGACGGATTCGGGGTGGGGGCGTTCCGCTGCTACGGCTCCTCCGAACACCCCACCATCAGCTCCGGCCTGCCGACCGATCCACTGGACAAGCGCGCCGACACCGACGGCCGGATCTGCCCGGGCACCGAGGTCCGGATCGTCGACGAGGACGGTCTTGACGTCGAAACCGGTTGCCCGGGCGAGATATTCACCCGCGGGCCGGAACTGTTCCGCGGCTATACCGACGCCGGGCACACCCGAGCCGGCATGGTCGACGGTTGGTTCCGCACCGGGGACATCGGCCGGCTCGACGCGCAGGGCTATCTGACCATCACCGATCGCAAGAAGGACATCATCGTGCGCGGCGGGGAGAACATCTCCTCCAAAGAGGTCGAGGACGTCCTGAGCAGCCACCCGGCCGTCGCCGAGGCCGCCGCGATCGGCGCACCCGATGAACGCTACGGCGAACGGGTGTGCGTGTTCGTCGTGGTCAACCCGGGCAGCCAGTTCGGGATCAGCGACGCGGCAGCGCATTTCGCGGCATGCGGACTGGCCCGACAGAAGACCCCGGAACACATCGTGGTGGTCGACGAACTACCCCGCACCGCCAGCGGCAAGGTGCAGAAGCACCTGCTGCGGGCACAGCTGAAAGCAACCCCGATCCCCAACTGA
- a CDS encoding mycofactocin-coupled SDR family oxidoreductase, translated as MGRVENKVVLVTGGARGQGRRHAVRLAEEGADVILFDICADIEHNDYSLATSLDLEEACREVEKSGHRVVSAAVDVRDRAALETALAAAVAELGRLDVVVANAGICPLGGNQPIGAFANAFDVDFVGVVNTVHTALQYLSAGASIITVGSVAGLLAEKAGPGASMGPTGAGGAGYNLAKQFIDKYTLSLAGQLAPLSIRANVVHPTNVNTPMLHNEAMYKMFRPDLEHPGLDDALLTFPMMQGMPIPFVEPEDISHAVTYLASDESRYVTGVQLKVDAGASLKF; from the coding sequence ATGGGCAGAGTTGAGAACAAGGTCGTCCTGGTCACCGGCGGCGCCCGCGGGCAGGGCCGCCGGCACGCCGTCCGGCTGGCCGAAGAGGGTGCCGATGTCATCCTGTTCGACATCTGCGCCGACATTGAGCACAACGACTATTCGCTGGCCACCAGCCTCGACCTGGAGGAGGCCTGCCGGGAGGTCGAGAAGTCCGGTCACCGGGTGGTATCGGCCGCGGTGGACGTCCGGGACCGGGCCGCGCTGGAAACCGCACTCGCGGCCGCCGTCGCCGAACTGGGCCGCCTCGACGTGGTGGTCGCCAACGCCGGCATCTGTCCGCTCGGCGGCAACCAGCCGATCGGCGCCTTCGCCAACGCCTTCGACGTCGACTTCGTCGGCGTGGTCAACACCGTGCACACCGCGCTGCAGTACCTGTCGGCCGGCGCCTCGATCATCACGGTGGGATCCGTGGCCGGTCTGCTGGCCGAGAAGGCCGGGCCCGGAGCCAGTATGGGCCCCACCGGCGCCGGCGGCGCCGGGTACAACCTGGCCAAGCAGTTCATCGACAAGTACACCCTGTCGCTGGCCGGACAGCTTGCGCCGCTGTCGATTCGGGCGAACGTGGTGCATCCCACCAACGTCAACACCCCGATGCTGCACAACGAGGCCATGTACAAGATGTTCCGGCCCGATCTGGAGCACCCGGGGCTCGACGACGCGCTGCTGACCTTCCCGATGATGCAGGGCATGCCGATCCCGTTCGTGGAACCCGAGGACATCTCGCACGCGGTCACCTACCTGGCCTCCGACGAGTCCCGCTACGTCACCGGCGTGCAACTCAAGGTCGATGCCGGCGCGAGCCTGAAGTTTTGA
- a CDS encoding LLM class flavin-dependent oxidoreductase codes for MKWGMPWPGAELAQRCEQAGAQAFCAGEFADASAYVTATEMAQGTERAVTGPGIAYAFARSPFIHAAAVRHLNKIAPGRIFLGLGAGTGRMNRDWFGVDSSHPAPRMAELVGCIRAFLQAENDQKITFAGDYYSIDTHIRAPVMGPIEVPILLGAFNVHMLRTAGRVADGVLGHGLFTDRWWSEVVDPQLRAGADRAGRDAGGLLRWGWVITAIDDEDPARAVEDARRQIAFYLTVKTYDSLVALHGWQDEVAAIRAEFAGGDPRKIGSHVTEDMLWSMAVCGDTAQATEMLAGRKNLPDLGFLAPPGFLVSPRRRKHYGNSTVESFHQIGVSQ; via the coding sequence GTGAAGTGGGGAATGCCCTGGCCGGGAGCCGAACTCGCGCAGCGCTGCGAGCAGGCCGGCGCGCAGGCGTTCTGCGCCGGTGAGTTCGCCGACGCCAGTGCCTATGTCACGGCGACCGAGATGGCGCAGGGCACCGAGCGGGCCGTCACCGGGCCCGGCATCGCCTACGCCTTCGCCCGGTCCCCCTTCATCCACGCGGCCGCGGTGCGGCACCTGAACAAGATCGCCCCGGGGCGGATCTTCCTCGGGCTGGGGGCCGGTACCGGTCGGATGAACCGGGACTGGTTCGGGGTGGACTCCTCGCACCCGGCCCCGCGGATGGCCGAACTGGTCGGCTGCATCCGGGCCTTCCTGCAGGCCGAGAACGATCAGAAGATCACCTTCGCCGGGGACTACTACTCGATCGACACGCACATCCGGGCGCCCGTGATGGGTCCGATCGAGGTGCCGATCCTGTTGGGCGCATTCAACGTCCACATGTTGCGCACCGCCGGACGGGTGGCCGACGGGGTGCTCGGGCACGGCCTGTTCACCGACCGGTGGTGGTCCGAGGTGGTCGATCCGCAGTTGCGGGCCGGCGCCGATCGGGCCGGCCGCGACGCCGGCGGATTGCTCAGGTGGGGGTGGGTGATCACCGCGATCGACGACGAAGACCCGGCGCGCGCCGTCGAGGATGCCCGCCGGCAGATCGCGTTCTACCTGACCGTGAAGACCTACGACTCCCTGGTGGCCCTGCACGGATGGCAGGACGAGGTCGCCGCCATCCGAGCCGAATTCGCCGGGGGAGACCCACGCAAGATCGGCAGCCACGTCACCGAGGACATGTTGTGGTCGATGGCCGTCTGCGGTGACACCGCCCAGGCCACCGAGATGCTGGCCGGTCGCAAGAACCTGCCCGATCTCGGATTCCTCGCCCCGCCCGGGTTTCTGGTGAGCCCGCGGCGCCGCAAGCACTACGGCAACAGCACGGTCGAGAGTTTCCATCAGATTGGAGTGTCACAGTGA